Part of the Henckelia pumila isolate YLH828 chromosome 2, ASM3356847v2, whole genome shotgun sequence genome is shown below.
aacgcaatagcctgcaaaatacgttagtcaggtaaaccatactaggcaagccctgtgtgacatgctagtccaagaaggtgttggtAGGGAGAATCGAACTCCTAACCTCTGGCTAAGAGATCACCTACTTCACCAACTTAAACACTCCTTAGAGGCGAAAAATTGCATGTTTCATTGTACTAATTTCCAGCTAAGCAATAAAAAAAGGGACAAATCCCAAATATATACCACATAATATTCTAAAAAATcatgagatatatatatatatatttatattaattatatgtgtgtgtacAAGTTTCATTCTAAAAATCCATGTCAACATCCACAAACTTCACATAAGTAATTTTCGGCAATCATGAAACATCGACTCGGTTGAAAAAATACAGagaagaacaaaaaaaaaaaacatttaagtTATGTGAGTAAAAGCACaaattcaagtaaaaataatgtaaATCACAATacaaaaaatgtaaattttccTTCTACTCAAAGACGATTATCCGTATAATTTGGCGAGTACCACCGCCACGTGAATCGAATGAAAGGAGATTAAATCATTTTAATCAATAATAGCCCCTTAGCCATCAGAATCCCTCTTTCCAATTCTAGACAGATGATTATTCAATTTACGTGTTCTTTGTTTACGTCCCAAATTTGTAATGACGACCCATTCTGAGGCAATACAAAGCGTCATCAGGTGACGTCACTGCAGAAATTCCATCCATTTTCTTAATCCTCAAGTGCTTTGAAACTTTAATAATCACCAAAAGCAAGCTTTTCAAAAACAAACAATTACTATTTTCAGATTCTTACACTTTCCCAATTGGGGTCGCTGTCTGCTGACCACAAATCAATCTGAATGACCACACAATTAAATCTTGGTTGTTCCAATTTAATTTGacttttttatttctttaaattTCTCCAATCTCATCTCAATAATAGAGTGTACTATAttcttttttaaattaataataataaattaacattcatatttaatatattataccggttaattttgaaataaatcaaaCCGCGTCGAACGAAAAACATTTTCGTGTTTCGTTGTGCATTGCATCTTACAATAATCTCAAACGATACGCCTTTtaatcaattattatttttctatcaCTTAGTGGGAATTTGAACACCATTAACCCCTAATCCCCTAATTAGGGTTTAGGACCACGAGAATTTTGACCTTCTAGCTAGCCCCATGCACACTTTTTCCATCGATCccttttcatatatatatatatatattataaacatgacgcacctatatatatatatatatatattcaagagGACCAAGTCTTGTGTAAAAATCAAGATGGATGGAAAGCAGAGAGAGAAGGGGAAAGAAGGCGGCGGAGAGGTGAAATACAGAGGCGTGAGGCGGAGGCCATGGGGGAAGTTCGCGGCGGAGATTCGGGACACGAATAACTACGGTGCCCGAGTGTGGTTGGGGACGTTTGCCACTGCGGAAGAAGCTGCGAGAGCATATGATCGTGCGGCCTATAACATGAGAGGTTCTTTAGCAATCCTCAATTTTCCTAATGAGTATCCTTGTCTCGGTTCACATGCATCTTCGTCGATATCGAAAAACGAGGCCGACAAGGGGAAGGAAGTGTTTGAATTCGAATACTTGGATGACAAATTGTTGGAGGATCTTCTTGACTTTGAAGAGAAGTCCGACACTAGTACGAACAAATAGTTTCGTCTCGATCGATCGAATATATATTCTGTAAAGGGCATTGCACATGTGTATGATGATCAATTTAGTTCATGAGGATATATAAGCCATTGGTGGTGACTGCTTCttaattcttcttcttttttttttttttttttggaaatgaaATCGTCACTGAAAATGGATATTTgggaacttaattaattaatttacatGCATTAATCGGCAGTGATCTTCTTTGATCCAATCTCTGATCTATAAACATGCTCttgtttttcttgaaattttgttgttcttggtttgaatattcctTCTTCTTGAGTTGTTGACAGTTGatagataattaattaattaattaatgtgaTTGATATATATGTTTGATCCAATCTCCTTGTTGTCCTCGATTTTCAGGGTTGACCCttttctcggaatttaatttgatatgtgttttttttttgatcGTGTTGTATTATTTCTTTCACTTTGCGGCAGACCAACGTCTAAAGTCTACTGTGTATCCCTTTTGCCTTTTTGTTTGGGGGTGGACGACTTTTTGTATTATACGTTGGTTtggctttatttttattttttttaattaaccaGCATATAAAACTCCAAATTGAGTCAACTAATTAATTAGAAGGTTTTGTTATCTAGAATTTGAGAATCAATTATAACaatttttggatatgtctaaAAAAACAGATTTTATCCTTCTTTTTTTCCCCCAAAGGGtggttaaataaaaaaaaatttagctaaAGTTTTTGCATCAGTGTTCCAACTCGACGCAAGTATAAGCGAACCAATTAATGACACAAAATTCGAATAATATCAAGAAATCAACAATCATATATATAAACCGTTATCTTATATAGAGATCTCAAAATAGATTAGATTCGTCGGGTTGGTTTATCCCACCATGTATAAAATATGCGGATTTGGTTGAAAATTTCCTAACTCACAAAATAGCGGGCCAACCATCCTCGTTCTGCCTAACGGTGGGTAGGGCGGGAGAAAAATACCGAAATGCCGAAAATACcgtcataccgtaccgaaaaatttACCGAATGTACCGAAaaatcggtataccgaaaatttcggtacagtatcataccgtaccgaaattttcggtatcggtaacggtatataaaattttttatttcggtataccgaatataccgaatttatttattttttttaaattttttcggTTTACCGAGtttttttcggtatactgaagaattttttttatttccggTACAGTATTCGATATAAAAATTCTCCATACCGAAAATTCGATATGGTACCGGTATGAAATTTTTCATACTGGTATAATACGATATACCGTATGAGAGTTTGGTACGATATACCGTACCGTACCCAACCCTAACAGTGGGTTGAGATGGGTAGTAAGCCGATTGTCCCCGCCCAACGGCCATCAATTTACAAATAAGCCACCGGATTGACTCATTCACTGACCCATTTTTGACAACTCTATATTTATAATCGCAAGCACAGTGCTTAATTTTGAGGACATTTTGTTTATGTTCAAATGAACCCAGGCAAAGCTTGCCGCCGTATCACGTATGCGGGCGGTGCTCCTTTTGTTTTATGATCGTTGATTAATTAATTGCCAGCTTCGCTAATCGCCAACTCCATAATACTACTATTTTTTAGTGCAAATTTGGATCATCaacaaatattttcaatttttattaaaatgttAGAAACTCACATGGTCTAATGACAATGTGATATTGAAAAAAAACTCTCCGTAAAGCATATAGACTCTCATCaacaaatattttcaatttttattaaaatattagagACTCACATGATCCAATAACAAtgggatttaaaaaaaaaaaaaaaaaaaaacctctcCGTAAAGCATGTATAGActaactaaatttttttatacttaTATTTGATCGGAAAATTGATGGATtcgtatgaaaatattttgtatttccAATGGAGTTTCTTTGTGCTATATTAGATATTTCCAATAAATAGATCATGCTTAACATAACTGTAGTAATTAATtgataattcaaaattttaatgacATGGGTCACTATATTCGGTTGAGTTCATGCTAACATAATTAAGGTTATATAGTAACATAAGTCCATAACATCAAATCTAaagattcaaaattaatttggaACGTGAGATTCATAAAAGTATATAGACCTcacataattaaattaaaattggaCTCTTAAattaatctatatctatattatatattaaagtaCAACCCCCTATTTATAAAGTATAAATGAAAACTAGAACTGTATTTTCATATATACATACAATATATTAATAAGGTTAATAAATTTAGAGtaattaacttatttataatatatctaattttttaaaaatttaaattcctattattttttatttatccaaaattttatatatttacttcattatatatatcattctcaaattatcacaaaaattaattataaaaaatttacctATATACACACATTTGGCGTGTAAAAGACAATAATcatgtataatattttattcaaaaaaatctCCGATTTCACGTGTAAATTCGTGAGACGGGCCTTCTTATTGGGTCATCTATAATAAAGTATTATTTTTGATGTTGAAAATAttactatttattttaaatataagtgtgattgacccgtctcacggaaAAAAATCCGTGAGTTCGTCTAAAAAAAAGCTAGATACTCAATATGTTAAGTGAGATATCATAcagatgttttaaaaaaattataaatttaagaaTTGACGAATTAAGTAATGTATAGTGAGGAAATGGGCGACGAAGATCTGATTCCGTCATCATGACGATACAGCTGCTGAGCAACATGTGCAAGTCGTCATCTTGTTTGGTTTTCTCTCTCTTTTAATCAtgtaataatttaataatttagtgtatcaataataaataattaatctaatGAATAATAGGTAATGTTTACAAATACTTGTTCAAAGTGAGTATGAACTTTTTTTACAAAGTTTTCAATctttaagtattttttaaatcatttacaaaTACTATCATagtatttcaaattaattactAGGAATTATTGATCACTAATGCACGTAACACAAGTGGGGTATCTTTatacttaggtagtgtttgggagaactTCTAGTTCTAGGAagcatttttcaattttttcttaacaaaattttgaaattttttgaaattttgttaaaaaaaagttGAGGGTAATTGCATATATTACCCTTGTGAAATATCAAAATTGCTAAAAACTTCCTATGAAAAAATAATGATCTACTAGTTCCATGTGTTTTTAATCTTGAGCACATACCTCTccgtatttttaaaatttgagcaCATAACCCCTTGTCCGTACATATTTTCAGTGGTATTTGTgcacaaaatttgaaaacacaagGGGCTTATAGTCATAGGGGTTTTTTAGCAATCTCATGATTTCACAGGGATAATATATGTAATTATTCCGAAAAGTTGAGACGTGCTTCTTAGAAATTCTCATAAACACTACTTTAGATcctaaataaaatgatttggtAGATAGATTATATCCTAATTAAATGATTTGGTAGATAAATTATtaagtagtgtttgcaacctctaaaaataagtcattatggattttttcttcacaaatttgttaagaaaaaaatccataatcacTTTGCAAACACGATCTAAGACATGTTTGAACCTGAAACTTTACTCGACTCGACCCAACCTTGAACGATAATTTTTTCTAGTGCTTGTTTCGtcttgattaacttaatttgaATATGATTCTTTTTCAACTACGATTCACCTCATATTTAAGTATCGATGCATCTTTAGCATTATGATCATATGCCGTCTTCTGATTTTAAAAATTGGGCATCATGAATAAAGAATAATAAGGCTTTTCCAATCAAAAGGATGTATAAAAGTAGTCTGCATTTCCAATATTCTATGTTACAGGCTATGTGTTCATAATTTTTTTGTCTACTGAGTTTGTTCAATATGGGTTTTAGTCCATTAAGACTGTGTTTACTTATGTTGATAGGATTGTGAAGATATAATTTATTAGatgattattaaattaattaaatatgatatagagtgttatggataaataataatttgtttacTATGATTGATTACGATTGTGATTAGAATTGTGATTAAACAAAAATTCACAATTTTACCCTTTAAATATAATagaaatgattaaaaataaggGTATATTGGGagttttctaaatttttttccatttataCAAGTCATAGATTATTTATCCTTAATAAAATTGAGGAttaaaaatcatgctcaaataTAATTATTAACGGGCCCTTGAGTTTAggatttttttgtaaatttttaagTAAACATGGGATGAATTAGTATTAATAGTCTTATCACATGATAATCACCCCAAGTAAACGCAGCCTAAGGTGTATTTGATGTTATGGATTACTTATTTATGCATTAATAATCTTATCTAGTCTCACGTTTTTTTTgctatattatttatccatcttttaattatttatatcacatcaatcaaatcattaattatttatattacatcaatcaaatcattaaatttaaattactatattatcctttataaataatattatttatattttattaattattaaaaggataaaatggtaatttattatttttatataaaatataatcaatcaaatcaaacaaatcataatctatcaatcaaatcaaatcttatattaactatctttatttatttattttttattacaaaatattatttatttctatattatttatcttatctcTCACTCCAAACGGACCctaaatttatataaattggttttgatacactaacttttaTTTCTCGATTCTTGCAGTTCAATTGATATGATATTAGATAAGTTAACAATTTCTGATGTTACGTCAGTATTTATCAATATCACGTCATATTTTTTGATAATATATTTGTATTTTCTGGAGTCACGTTTGTACTATTTAACTTGActgtatgattttttttttcgtcTCAACATCATACATTGTAATCAGCCTTCTTCCAATGAAAAGGACTTGTGAAAGTGGCTGTCTCCGTAGCCAATTTTTAATTAACAGAAACGGTATCTTCTAAATAACCTTTAATAATAGACTAATCATCAACAAACAAAATTCAAGTCCTACTTCAATTTTTATTGTTTACGTCGCTACTCCGTTGCTAATAATCGAAATTTTATAATGTAAAATTCTATTAAATAAAGAGATTCCACTCTTTTTCTTCACAATCATCAATTAACTACTTTCTAATTTTTCCCCGCACCAACTTTAATAGAGAATCCCGAGAGGGGccgattaattaaataatggCCAGATTCACTTAATGCGCGCATAAATTTAATCATTGTATAGAGGCTGAAAATTCTCGATCAGATATGGAGTTCGAAAACCAATTATAATACATTCCTCCTCATATCTAAAAAAAGATTTTACTATCTTTTTTGTCCCAAAGGAAAATTAACTCGAGCTCAAGTTTTGGTATTAGTGTTCCAACTCGACACGAGTACGTATAAGCTTTCCAATGACTCGAATTCAAACATTATGTTTAATTTTGTTGAAGGATCAAGCATAAATTCACCAAAAGTTTCAAACATAAAAAGTCAGAATATTTTGCATGACATCATCTAAATTACATCACCAATTAATCATCATATATACCGTAATCTCATAATCGCAAGCAAAGTATTTTTAatagaatttttttattattattattaataaaacaaGAACccctaataattaatataacaaACTTTTGGTTAAGCTATTTTCAATATTCCGAAATTGCCGAGGAAAACAACACTTTTTTTGAATTGAGATGTTCACGTGAACATCTTGTGAGATGttcaattgaaaaaaataaaaaaaaatgaagattgCAATAAAAAGATGTCGTTTCGCTGCATAGCACGGGGTGCTGTTTTTATTAGACAGCAGAGGATCCGGGTCCGTGcttcatttgttttttttaattgttgatTAGTTCGTCAACTTCGCTAATTTCATAACACCACTATTTAAATACTCGTGCTTATTATTACCTATAGTccctaattaatatatatatatatatatatatatatatatatatatatatatatatatatagacacacaaatacatacatatacatgtataaTACCTGTGTGTGTATGtaattaagaattttttttacagAATATGAAggtatttaaacaatatatatatatattttgaaggaAAGTgacttaaatataaattatctataacaagtataatttttttctaTCTGAATCATAATTAATTGTAAAATCGTTGTATTCATATGCTAATATTTTATATTCCAAAATGCATAGGGGTTTCACTTTCTTTTATATATCTCGTACATGGGGTCACCAGTCATATAGAGTTAACATAAAGTCAAACTTTTACGTTGAAGGAACtgagaaaagatttcaaatgactctattttcaagattttaaaTACAtagaattaattaatatataaattaaaaatgtagAATGAAATTTTACAAATCCATAGATTTTAAGAGAACGCAAACAGCTGGATTGTATAATTGTGGCTAGGTAGCAATCGAATCATGATATTGAGTTGTTGtgcgatttaaaatatttgaattgtatCATTACAGTCAGCTGTATTTTTGGTAAAACGACAAGCGCAcggtcctacaattggtatcagagcgaaggTCATGAATGAGTTCGATTCCCATTGATGGCAAAGAGCAATACCGGAGCCAGAATTTTTAATCCACCCGAACTAAAATTTTAAGCGCTCGAgtcaattaatattttgaattgaacTACTCGAactaatatcaaattaatctaaaattattaaaaatttatatatacaaaatataaaaaaaaattcggccCACCCGGGCTCAATAATGTGGCTCCATTATTGGCAAGGAGTGCGATTATTGggagggagattgttagagGACAATAATTGTCCCCACTGGTTATAGCGAAACCATGATCCTTGAGCTGTTGCGTAATTTAAAAAGTTTGATTTGCACATTTACCATCAGCTATAGTTTTTGGTAAAACGACAAACATCCTAATCCTACAGATCAATAAATATATTTCCATGATTTGAATATGATTTTTTAATCTATATATTTTATgaacacaaaaaaataattattatacatATAGATTTGATCAACacgtattatatatatatataaatccatAGGAAGGTctcaaaaa
Proteins encoded:
- the LOC140878631 gene encoding ethylene-responsive transcription factor 14-like; the protein is MDGKQREKGKEGGGEVKYRGVRRRPWGKFAAEIRDTNNYGARVWLGTFATAEEAARAYDRAAYNMRGSLAILNFPNEYPCLGSHASSSISKNEADKGKEVFEFEYLDDKLLEDLLDFEEKSDTSTNK